Proteins encoded together in one Impatiens glandulifera chromosome 1, dImpGla2.1, whole genome shotgun sequence window:
- the LOC124930017 gene encoding LOB domain-containing protein 25 produces the protein MASSSTSYSSSPCAACKFLRRKCLPGCIFAPYFPSDDPHKFANVHKIFGASNVSKLLNEVQPHQREDAVNSLAYEAEARLKDPIYGCVGAISVLQRQVIKLQKELEETNADLMRYTYNDNVPLGSEVASSRKGYRGTVLGQGGVGLEYFSPFNWNHENEGGGGSM, from the coding sequence ATGGCTTCTTCTTCAACCAGCTACTCTAGTTCACCATGTGCAGCTTGTAAGTTCCTAAGGCGAAAATGTCTTCCCGGTTGCATCTTCGCACCATATTTTCCTTCGGATGATCCTCACAAATTCGCCAATGTGCACAAAATATTCGGGGCCAGTAACGTGAGCAAACTTCTAAACGAGGTTCAGCCCCACCAGAGAGAAGATGCGGTGAATTCCCTTGCATATGAGGCGGAGGCTCGGTTAAAGGATCCAATATATGGTTGTGTAGGTGCAATCTCGGTCTTGCAAAGACAAGTTATAAAGCTTCAAAAGGAGCTTGAGGAAACCAATGCTGACTTGATGCGGTACACTTACAATGACaatgttcctctcgggagtgaAGTGGCATCAAGCCGAAAGGGATATAGGGGAACGGTTTTAGGTCAAGGAGGTGTCGGTTTGGAGTATTTTTCACCTTTCAATTGGAATCACGAAAATGAAGGTGGTGGAGGTAGCAtgtaa